The genomic interval GTGGTAGGTCGAGAACCAGTTGAGGCGGCGCACGTTGATCAGGAGGTTGTCGATGGCGCGCTGGCTCACGTCCGCGACCAACCCAGCGTGTCGGCGCGCCCGGCCCGTTCGTCGCGCACGGTGCCCACCAGGCGCGCGGCGCCGCTCGGCCCCAGCGCGAACACGGCCAGGATGTCGGACTCGTCGAGGTCGATGTGCAGCTCGCCGTTCAGGGCCGGGCTGTCGCCCTCGATGTCGGCCACGTAGAACACCGGCGATAGGTCCCGCCCGGAAAGCCGGCGTCGATCAGGTGGCGCACCACGGAGCGCGCGCCGTCGCAGCCGACCAGCCAGAGCGCGCCGCAGGTTTCGGTTTCGCCCGATGCCCGGCGCAGGCGGGCCAGCACCTCGCCGCCGTGCTCCTCGAAGCCGAGCAGGGTGCAGTTGCGTTCTACCTCGATGCCGGCTTCGCGCAGGCGCTCGACCAGCATCGCTTCATGGCGGTCCTGGGGGTAGACGTGGACGAAGGGGTGGGGCGTGAGGCCGCCTCCGAGCGCGCCAAGTTCCACGCGGGCCCGGTGTTCGCCCTCGGCCCAGAGATTCAGGGCCAGGATGGGATGGCCGGCGTCCAGCACCTGCCGGTCCAGCCCAAGGGTGCGGTAGAGTTCGAGCGTGCGGGCCTGCACCACCAGCGCGCGCGAGGTGGTACCGGGCCCGCTTGCCGCGTCGACGATGCGCACGGCCACGCCCAGCCGGTGCAGGCACAGGGCCAGCACCAGGCCACTGGGGCCAGCGCCGACGATCAGTACCTCGGTTTGCGCCATCGGTCACTCCGGCTCGTCATGCGTCAGCCCCCATCCTACGCCAGTCTGGCGCCCGACCGCCAGCGGTCAATCGTGTCGCCGCCAGCGGCGCGCCCAGGCCGCGAAGCTGTGGCGGCGCCGACATTCGTGCGCCGTGCACGCCCCCCGCGCTTGCATCATGAGAGAACAGGCGAACAGGGAGGACGGCCATGGAGACTAGCGGCACGGACGCGCCAATCCGGCGCATCGGCATCCTGACCGGCGGGGGCGACGCGCCCGGCCTGAACGCGGTCATCCGCTCCTGCGTCCTCGCGGCGAATGGCCTCGGCTGGGAGTGCCACGGTATCCGCGACGGTTTCGATGGCCTGCTTGCGCCTGAACGCTGCGCCGGCGAGCCGGTCTGGCGCCTGGAGAGCGAGGACGTTCAGTCCATCGGCCACCTGGGCGGCACCATTCTCGGCAGCACCAACCGCGGCAATCCGCTGCATTACCCGGTGCGCCTGGCCGATGGCAGCATCGGCGAACGCGACCGGATCGGCGAGGTGGTCAGCCTGTGCCGGGAGCGCGGGTTCGACGCCCTCGTCATCGTCGGCGGCGACGGCTCGATGGGCATTGCCCAGGCCCTGCATCTGGCGGGGCTGCGCGTGGTCGGGGTGCCGAAGACCATCGACAACGACCTGGCGCATACCTTTTCCACCTTCGGTTTCGATAGCGCCGTCGGCTTTGCGACCGAGTGCATCGACCGCCTGCACACGACGGCGCACAGCCAGCACCGGGTGATGGTGGTCGAGGTGATGGGGCGCTACGCCGGCTGGATCGCGCTCCATGCCGGTATCGCGGGCGGCGCCCACGCGATCCTGCTGCCGGAAATCCCATACCGGCTGGAAGCGGTGGCGGCAGCGATCGCCCGGCGCGACGCCGCCGGCCACCACCATTCGGTGCTGGTCGCGACCGAAGGCGCGGCGCCGCTGGCGGGCAGCTTGGCGTTGCGCGCAGGGGCCGAGCCGGGCCGCGCCGAACGCCTGGGCGGCATCGGCGCGCGCCTGGAGCACGAACTGGCGGCGCTCACGGGCAAGGAATGCCGCGCGGTGGTCCTGGGCCACCTGCTGCGCGGCGGCAGCCCGTCGGCCTTCGACCGTGTCTGCGCCTCGCGCTTCGGCGCGGCCGCGGTGCGCGCCCTGGCCGGCGGACGCGCCGGCGTGATGGTTGCGCTCGGCTGGCAGGCGATCGAACTCGTGCCGCTGGACCAGATCGCCGGTCGCACCAGGAGCGTGCCCGTCGATGGCGACACGGTGGCGACGGCGCGCGAACTGGGCATCTGCCTCGGCGACAGCTGAGCATGGGCATCGCGTCCCCGATGCGCCCGTCAATAACAGTGCATTTTTGTAATCCCTGTCCGACATGCTGTGAGGGTGCGTGCCGATGGGCGCGGCTGTGCCCAGGTTGGATAATTCTGGTAATCAATCAACAATAAACCGACACGTT from Massilia sp. Se16.2.3 carries:
- a CDS encoding FAD-dependent monooxygenase, producing the protein MAQTEVLIVGAGPSGLVLALCLHRLGVAVRIVDAASGPGTTSRALVVQARTLELYRTLGLDRQVLDAGHPILALNLWAEGEHRARVELGALGGGLTPHPFVHVYPQDRHEAMLVERLREAGIEVERNCTLLGFEEHGGEVLARLRRASGETETCGALWLVGCDGARSVVRHLIDAGFPGGTYRRCSTWPTSRATARP
- a CDS encoding 6-phosphofructokinase; amino-acid sequence: METSGTDAPIRRIGILTGGGDAPGLNAVIRSCVLAANGLGWECHGIRDGFDGLLAPERCAGEPVWRLESEDVQSIGHLGGTILGSTNRGNPLHYPVRLADGSIGERDRIGEVVSLCRERGFDALVIVGGDGSMGIAQALHLAGLRVVGVPKTIDNDLAHTFSTFGFDSAVGFATECIDRLHTTAHSQHRVMVVEVMGRYAGWIALHAGIAGGAHAILLPEIPYRLEAVAAAIARRDAAGHHHSVLVATEGAAPLAGSLALRAGAEPGRAERLGGIGARLEHELAALTGKECRAVVLGHLLRGGSPSAFDRVCASRFGAAAVRALAGGRAGVMVALGWQAIELVPLDQIAGRTRSVPVDGDTVATARELGICLGDS